The Helicobacter canis genomic sequence AAGTGCTTGTCGTGCTAGGCTTTGGTATGTTTGTGGCTCCTTTGTTGTATCTTGCGATTTTGTGGCTATTTCAAGTGCCATTGCAAGAAGATCACCAAATGGTGCTACTAGAAGTGGCTATGCCTCCGCTTATCAGCGCGGTCGCGGTGATCGCGCGTGCGGGGCTGGATTCTAAGCTAGCGATTTCTTGTATTGTAGCAGGAGTGCCTATTGCAGCTTTTAGCACGCCATTATGGCTATATATAAGCCATTTGTAATATAATACCGCCATTATAATTTAAGGAGCTATGATGAAAGACTCATTTAAAGCATTTGTCGCCGCTACACAAAATCTCCCCGAGTATAAAAAGCCTTTAGCATTTGGGATCGCGCGGATTGAGTATGGGCAGAAGTCTCAAGCGGTTTTGAGCGCGACTTATCCGCTACTAAATTGGACCGATGAGAATCTCGGCAGCTATGCGGTGTTTTTTGAGGCACTTAAAGCTGCTAAATCACTCCACGCTAGTGATAATGAAGCGATTTTTGGCATTACAGAGGGCTTCATCAAGCGTGCGCTAGAGCTATATGAGCCATTTTTGGCAGAGTCGCTCACAAGCCCAAGCACACATAAAAATATCCAAGTTATCCTAGAGCTCCAAAAAGCCTTAACGCAAAATCGCCTCTGCACTCATAGCGGGCATTTCCGCTATCATTTGTGCGTGCTATATAGCGATAGCAAGTGCGAGAGTGTAGAATCCGCCTACCTAAAGCTCCTAGCCCTATCACTTGGCAAAGCTCCCTTGCGCTCACTCCAGCTTGATGGGATCTTTGGGCTATTGCAAAATGTCGCGTGGAGTGGGAATACCCCCTATGAGCTAGAGTGGCTACGAGAGAATGAAATCCGCCTAAAAATGGAGGGCAGCTTCCCTGCGATTGACTTTGTGGATAAATTTCCACGATATTTAATGCAAGTGATCCCCCAATATGACAATATCCGCCTGCTAGATTCTGCTAAAACGCGCTTTGGCGCATACCTTGGCAGTGGTGGCTATACGCAAATGCCCGGGGCTAGCTATGTGAATTTCAACGCCGGCGCGCTTGGAGCGTGTATGAATGAAGGGCGCATAAGCTCTAGCGTGATTGTAGGAGAAGGCACAGATGTAGGCGGAGGGGCGAGTATCCTAGGCGTGCTAAGTGGGGGCAATAGCGAGCCAATCACTATCGGCAAAAATTGCTTGCTCGGGGTCAATAGCTCTACTGGCATAAGTCTAGGCGATGGCTGCATAGTCGATGGCGGGATCGCGGTGCTTGCAGGCACAATTTTTGCTATCGACAAAGCAGAAGCTGAAAAGATCGCGCAGATCAATGCGGACTTTGCTATCAAAGATAGCGGGCTGTATAAAGGGCGCGAGCTATCAGGCAAGCACGGCGTGCATTACAGGCAGGATTCTAAAAGCGGCAAGATGATCGCCTTTCGAAGCAATCGCAAAATCGAGCTAAACGCGGATTTACATTAGATTATCATTAACATAAAAAGTCGATACTACTAGCACGAGATCTTGTGGGGGTGTGTGGTGGAATTAGGATTCTATGCAAAATGTAGCGCAGTGCTAAGATCTAGTGTTTTATGCGCATTTTGTCTTAGCGTGCCTAGCTATGCACAGAGCGCACAGGATATAGGTGGTGATGTTTATCGACTAAGCTCTACGGATAAAAGTGAGGCAGATATTTTTTATGCCAAGGGGCAGAATCCATATAGTATTACAGGCTCAAATTTCACACAAAACTACAATAACGGAACCCTTGTCTTTGGCAATACCCAAAAAGCAGAAAATACAAATCGAGATGATGGGATCCACTTTGGTAATGGCGGCTGGACAGGCTATGTTACCGGCACTTTTAATGCCAAGGAAGTCTATCTTACATCGCGATTAGGCACAGGGAATAATACAGGCGCAGGGGCTGGCGCGACTTTGGTATTTAACGCAAGTGAAAATCTCACTGCCCAAGGTCTCACAGTAGATATGTGGTCAAATACACAAGGCGATAGCTTGACACTAACTTCACAGCACGACATCGCTTTGAAAAGTTCTAACTTCAAAATCAAAGGCTCAAACTCTGAGCTAAAAATCAGTGCCAAAAACAAGCTTGAAGCCGATAATTTCACGCTTGAAATGCCCTCAAATAGCGAAAAAGTCGTGGTGAATTTTAGTGGGGATACAATCGAGTTTAAAAACAGCAAGCTAAACATAGCAGGACCTGATATTGCGTGGAACAAAAACGAAACAAAATTTAGCGCGGAATCTTCTCTTAGCTTTGCCGATACTACGACAAACATACAGGGCGATAGCTTGGTGTTTGAGTCCAAAAATGGAGATATAAAGATCAGTGGCGGTAGCACCACGCTTAATTCTGGCACATTAAGCAAAGATGCGTATATCAATTTTACTGCGGGTAAAAATATCGATATAGCCAATCTTACCGCTACGCTTTTTTCTGGCAAAGGGCAGTTTATCGCCAAAGCTGGAGAAAATCTATCGATCAAAAATCTCAATCTCCACGGCAATGTCGGCACCGCGGTCAATGAGACTTATGCCACCTTTGAAGCCAACACCATAAACCTTGATAAAGCAGAGATCTACTCCACGCGCGGTATCAACAATGCCACCGATAATGCTGGGGCATTTGTGGTGAAGTTTATCGCCAAAGATTCTATCACGCTAAAAGATACCAACATCAAGCTTACCAATCAGCTAGAAGGTGTAGGCTCGGCGGATTATGCGGTGTTTGAGAGTGGCGGAGATCTTACTCATACAGGCAAGCTTACCACTGCTACTGCCCAGCAGACTTGGGGTGGGGCGACCTTTGACTTTAGCAAGGTCAAAGGCAAGGCAAGTGTAGGCGATATGGAGATAGTCGCTGCCAATGTGAAGATGAACAAAGACTTTGCCGCCAAGTCCCTAGTCGTGCAAAAGCGCAATACAAATGGCGGGCAAGATGGCTTAGGCACGAAGCTTTGGGCAATGGAGAGCGGGAAGTATAAGTTTGACTCTATTACGCTAAATGACGGCACAGATCTAGCTGCAGATACAGCGAGAATGACCTTTGTCAATGAGTCTGGTGGCAATGCCTTTGTCAAAGATAGCACGCTAGAGCTAGGCTCGCTCTCTGTGGGGGTCAAAGGCGGCTTCTACGCCTCCAATATCCACCACACCACCGCTACTAACATCACCTTGCATTCTAACTCCACTGCGTCATTTCACAATCTCACCCTAACTCCAGGTGGGCAGATCATAATGGACGCTACCAACACCCAGCTTGTGCTAGATAATCAATTTATCAATGGTAAAAATGAAGCAGGCGTGCTAGAGCTCGGTGTATCGATCAAGGATTCTAATTTGCACAATGGCTATGGCAAGCCAATCCTTGCTATCACTAATGCTGGGAACAATTTAGAAAACATTCATTTCAAAGCAGGCGAAGTAAAAAGGCTCATTGATGCAGGGGAGATTAAGTATAACTTTGTGGATTCTAGTGGGCAGACTTCTCTAATCCATTGCGATGGCAGTGAGAAAGAAAAATGCGAGAGTATCAAAAACCTTATAGGAATCTATGCGGGCAATATGCCTACACAAGATCCTAATAACCCAGACTATACAAAAGATCGCTTTGATCTTAAAGCCATAGGGCTAAAGTATGAAAAAGTGCTCACTTATAATTACATAGGGCTAAAGATTAGCTCTGATAATGCAAACAACCCTTATCAAATCGGTGATATACGCTACTACCTCTATGAAAAATGTGGGCAAGAATGCATAGAGCAAATAGGCTCTATCTCTAATACCGCTACTATAACCCAAGGAGTGCAAACACAGCTTAGTGGTGATGGCAAGGAAATCTATGTGTATGAATACACAGATTCTAGCGGCAAGCTTAATAAAATCTTTTGCAATTCTAACGACACAGAGCAGTGTAAAAAAGACAATAAGATTGATGATAGCAATGGCAGCATTACCCTAACCCAATCCAATGCCACACAGGTAGAATCTGATGTGTATGATTGGCTAAACTTTCTCTCTATCTATGATAAAGGCATCACTTGGACAGGGGCAAATGTCTTAAACTATGATTTAGACTTTTTCTTGCAAACTGCCAACCAGCTTAATAACACCCTAGACCAACTTGCCTCTATTGATAGGAAGACTTCTACTTCATCTTCTACAAGACTTGCAGCAGATATTGCAAGATCAAATCGCCTAGTCAAGCTCTCAAACTTTAGTCCTAATTCTACAAACAATGCCTTTGCAGCTCTAAAAGCCAAAGCCCTAGCAAAGCTCCCCCACTATGCAGAGTCTAGCACCATAGCAAGCGATGCTACTCCTAGGAAGAATCCTGCCTTTTTGTATAAGTTTAGCAATCGCCACGACTTTATGAATAATATCTGGGCGACAGGGATTGGTAGCACCACCTTTGTCAAAAATGGGCACGGCACACTTTATGGGCTAAATGCAGGCTATGATAGATTTATCCCCCTAGGAGAGAGTGGGCTAATCCTTGGGGCTTCTACTTCTTATGGCTATGGGACTTATAATGCTGATTTACTTACAAATCACAGCCACAATGTCAATGCAGGATTCTACTCTAGGGCATTTATCGCTAATCACGAGATAGACTTCACTGCAAATTACACCCTAGGGATCAATACTGAAGATATTAAAACAAGAGAGAATCCATTTTTACGATCATTAGAGCAAGGCTATGCCTACAATACTCACGCTATCAATATCAATGCCAACTATGGCTATATCTTTGGCACGAATAACAAATCGCTTGTCTTTAAGCCTATGGGTGGGCTTAGCTACTACTATATCAGTGTAGGAGAGCTCAATGGTGGCAATAAATTTATCAACGCCAACCCAGAATCCACTTTTACACCTAACTCTAGCAATATCGCTATACAAAGCCCAGATACACAAAGACATCTCCTAGCCCTAAATCTAGCCTTAGAGACAAGGCAGTATTTCTCTCAATCAAGCTATTGGTTTATCAACATTGGAGCGCAAAAAGATCTCTATATCTCTAATGGCAATAGAGAGAATGTGCGATTTGTAGGGAATAACTCTCTAAGCTATCGTAGCAATGATGGACTAAACACACATCTACTAGGCACAGCAGGTGGAGAGGTGCTACTAGGCAAGCAAACTTTCATCAACTTTGCTCTAGGGTCAAAGATAGGACTAAGCTATAAAGACATTAACCTTACAGCAAACCTAGGGGTAAGGTATGTGTTTTAGGGTGGATTCTAGAGTGTGATTGGGGGTAGGGTGTGCAGGATTTGGAGGAGTTTTTAGTCAGTCTTGTGGTAGGTCGGCGCGATCTGCCTAAGAAATTTGCCAGCGTGTATGAGCAGCTACGCTCTTGCGGGGCGATCGCCAAAGATAGTGCGCTGCATAGGCTCTCACCAGCTTTCATCATCGCTAGAATCCACAAAAACAAAGGCGGCGTATTTGCGCATAATATCGCTAGCCCTAAGGCAAAGGGACTGCGCTTAGGGCGTGGGCGCAATGGAGCTAGCACTTTAGCTAATGGTGATATAGCACTGCTTTTGATACGATCTAAAGATTCTAGGATCATCAAAGTGCTAAATCGCCATAGCACGCCCGCTTCAAGGCTTGTATGCCTAGCGCAAAAAAAGGGCAAAATCATCGGCATAGACTGCAAAAGCCTAGAATCCATACCTCTGCCCTTTTCGCAAAAATCGTTGCGAGCTTTGCCTAAGCACTGCGTGCTAGTATATCAAGGCACAGAGATTACAAAGATCTTAGGATCTTTGCTTGATCCTAGCATTGATGAGCATATAATCTTAGATAAATATAACTTTGCCAGCGACTTTAGCCAGCAAGCCAAAGAATTTGCTAAAAGCTTTGGGATTGTTGATGTGGGCTACTATACAGATAGGGTCGATCTCTGTGATAAGCCCTTCATCACCATTGATCCAAGCGATGCCAAAGACCACGATGATGCGGTGTTTTGGGAGCAGGATTCTCACACGCTCTATATCGCTATCGCTGATGTGAGCGAGTATGTCGCGCCAAATACCGAGCTTGATATGCAGGCTAGATCGCGCTGCTTTAGCCTATACTTCCCGCATATCTGCTACCCTATGCTGCCAAATACTTTAAGCCAATCACTTTGCTCCTTGCGTGCCAATGAGCCTAAACTAGCACTTGTGTGGGAGATCGTGCTGCATAAGCGCACTAAGCTGCCGCGCTCTGCTAGGCTGTATGAAGCAGTGATCACCCCTAGGGCAAATATCAGCTACGAGCAGGCACAAGGCATTTTGGATTCTAGTGGGGAGAGCGAGCTTGCTTGGCTGCGTGATTTATATAGCAACACACAAAAGCTTAAGGCAAAGCGATTAGAGAGCGGCTATGATTTTATGAGTGTTGATAGGACTATGAGACTAGATACACAAGGTGCGATAGAATCTATCCACATACACACTGCCTGCCCCAGCCACTCACTCATAGAAGAGTCAATGCTTTTGGCAAATATCTTAAGCGCGCAGGTGTTGGCGGATTTGTGTGAAGAGGGCGGGATCTATCGTGCGCACGAGCCTCCAAGTGATGAGCGGATTTACGCGCTGTTTTCGCAAGCCAAAGAGCTAGGCTACACGATTCCCAAAGGCGACTTCCACGCCCAGATACAAGCCTTGCAAAAAGATGCCCTAAAGCGCGGAGAAAACGCACGCGAGCAGCTTGACACGCTCATCATAAAATCCCAAAAAGAAGCGCGATATACGGACAAGAGAGAAGCACACTTTGGGCTAGGGTTTGCAGCCTACACGCACTTTACCTCGCCTATCCGCCGATATAGCGATCTAATCGCGCATCGCTTGCTAAAAACCCTAATGCGCGATTTCCCCAAGCGCACAATCACGCTGCAAAGTGGCGTGAGCCTAGCTAGCAAGACACGCAAGCAAATCGCCTATATCCTAGAATCTAGTGGCGCGATTATCCCGCTACTCAATGAAAAAGAGCGGCAAATCGCTAGGGCGGAAGCGGAGTTTAAAGACAGAAAATACACCCGTTTAGCTAGTGGGCTTGTGGGCGAGTGTGTTGGGGTTAGGGTTGTTGATGAGCGGTATCCGGCGTTAGGTGTGATCTGTGCGGGGGATTTTAATGTGGGGGATTCGGCTTTACTAAAGAAACATCGGCTATCGCCGAGCGCTTTGCTTGTTTTGCGCGATAAATCGGGGATTTCATCGCCGCGCTTGTGCGATAGACAGCCAAGTCTTATCTCCGCGCGCGGCTCGAAAACAAGCGAAGCGGTGCAAGGCGAAGCCGAAGCAGGTTTCTTTAGTAAAAACCCCGATTTCTCATCGCAAATCCTAGAATCCCAAAGCGGCTTTACAAAATCAGCCCAAGCCTTAGAATCCACTTTTTTAAATTGCAGACAAGAAATACAAAAAATGGATTCTAAGGAAAATGTGGATTGCCACGCGGACAAGTCCGCTCACAATGACAATAAAAACGCGATATGTGAAAAAGTGGATTCTAGCAAGCAAGCCCACTTTCTATCATCGCGAGCCTTGCAGCAGCAAAGCGTGGCGATCCATACACACAACGCCCAAGACACAAGCCTAGAATCCACTTTTGATAATCCCAACGCCAAAACGCAAAAAGTGGATTCTAGGAAAAACGCCCGGAAAAACGCCCAAAGTGTAGAAAGCAGCAATGCCAAAAAAAATCCAGCCCTTCTCCAAGGCGCACGCGTAGTTATCACACAAGCTCCTTGTGAGCTTATGCGCGATGAGCTATACACTGCAGTGATAGAGCGAGTCGATCTAATCGCTGCGAAAATCTATGTCCAAATCCTCTAAAACACATAATCATACATAAAGAGTATATGCACTTCTTGATAGTCTCTAGTAGGCGTGCTAGGTAGGGTAAGCTTAGTTAGCGGATATTTCACGCCAAGCTCTAGGCGGTGTGCTTTG encodes the following:
- a CDS encoding 2,3,4,5-tetrahydropyridine-2,6-carboxylate N-succinyltransferase; its protein translation is MKDSFKAFVAATQNLPEYKKPLAFGIARIEYGQKSQAVLSATYPLLNWTDENLGSYAVFFEALKAAKSLHASDNEAIFGITEGFIKRALELYEPFLAESLTSPSTHKNIQVILELQKALTQNRLCTHSGHFRYHLCVLYSDSKCESVESAYLKLLALSLGKAPLRSLQLDGIFGLLQNVAWSGNTPYELEWLRENEIRLKMEGSFPAIDFVDKFPRYLMQVIPQYDNIRLLDSAKTRFGAYLGSGGYTQMPGASYVNFNAGALGACMNEGRISSSVIVGEGTDVGGGASILGVLSGGNSEPITIGKNCLLGVNSSTGISLGDGCIVDGGIAVLAGTIFAIDKAEAEKIAQINADFAIKDSGLYKGRELSGKHGVHYRQDSKSGKMIAFRSNRKIELNADLH
- a CDS encoding vacuolating cytotoxin domain-containing protein: MLRSSVLCAFCLSVPSYAQSAQDIGGDVYRLSSTDKSEADIFYAKGQNPYSITGSNFTQNYNNGTLVFGNTQKAENTNRDDGIHFGNGGWTGYVTGTFNAKEVYLTSRLGTGNNTGAGAGATLVFNASENLTAQGLTVDMWSNTQGDSLTLTSQHDIALKSSNFKIKGSNSELKISAKNKLEADNFTLEMPSNSEKVVVNFSGDTIEFKNSKLNIAGPDIAWNKNETKFSAESSLSFADTTTNIQGDSLVFESKNGDIKISGGSTTLNSGTLSKDAYINFTAGKNIDIANLTATLFSGKGQFIAKAGENLSIKNLNLHGNVGTAVNETYATFEANTINLDKAEIYSTRGINNATDNAGAFVVKFIAKDSITLKDTNIKLTNQLEGVGSADYAVFESGGDLTHTGKLTTATAQQTWGGATFDFSKVKGKASVGDMEIVAANVKMNKDFAAKSLVVQKRNTNGGQDGLGTKLWAMESGKYKFDSITLNDGTDLAADTARMTFVNESGGNAFVKDSTLELGSLSVGVKGGFYASNIHHTTATNITLHSNSTASFHNLTLTPGGQIIMDATNTQLVLDNQFINGKNEAGVLELGVSIKDSNLHNGYGKPILAITNAGNNLENIHFKAGEVKRLIDAGEIKYNFVDSSGQTSLIHCDGSEKEKCESIKNLIGIYAGNMPTQDPNNPDYTKDRFDLKAIGLKYEKVLTYNYIGLKISSDNANNPYQIGDIRYYLYEKCGQECIEQIGSISNTATITQGVQTQLSGDGKEIYVYEYTDSSGKLNKIFCNSNDTEQCKKDNKIDDSNGSITLTQSNATQVESDVYDWLNFLSIYDKGITWTGANVLNYDLDFFLQTANQLNNTLDQLASIDRKTSTSSSTRLAADIARSNRLVKLSNFSPNSTNNAFAALKAKALAKLPHYAESSTIASDATPRKNPAFLYKFSNRHDFMNNIWATGIGSTTFVKNGHGTLYGLNAGYDRFIPLGESGLILGASTSYGYGTYNADLLTNHSHNVNAGFYSRAFIANHEIDFTANYTLGINTEDIKTRENPFLRSLEQGYAYNTHAININANYGYIFGTNNKSLVFKPMGGLSYYYISVGELNGGNKFINANPESTFTPNSSNIAIQSPDTQRHLLALNLALETRQYFSQSSYWFINIGAQKDLYISNGNRENVRFVGNNSLSYRSNDGLNTHLLGTAGGEVLLGKQTFINFALGSKIGLSYKDINLTANLGVRYVF
- a CDS encoding ribonuclease R family protein; amino-acid sequence: MQDLEEFLVSLVVGRRDLPKKFASVYEQLRSCGAIAKDSALHRLSPAFIIARIHKNKGGVFAHNIASPKAKGLRLGRGRNGASTLANGDIALLLIRSKDSRIIKVLNRHSTPASRLVCLAQKKGKIIGIDCKSLESIPLPFSQKSLRALPKHCVLVYQGTEITKILGSLLDPSIDEHIILDKYNFASDFSQQAKEFAKSFGIVDVGYYTDRVDLCDKPFITIDPSDAKDHDDAVFWEQDSHTLYIAIADVSEYVAPNTELDMQARSRCFSLYFPHICYPMLPNTLSQSLCSLRANEPKLALVWEIVLHKRTKLPRSARLYEAVITPRANISYEQAQGILDSSGESELAWLRDLYSNTQKLKAKRLESGYDFMSVDRTMRLDTQGAIESIHIHTACPSHSLIEESMLLANILSAQVLADLCEEGGIYRAHEPPSDERIYALFSQAKELGYTIPKGDFHAQIQALQKDALKRGENAREQLDTLIIKSQKEARYTDKREAHFGLGFAAYTHFTSPIRRYSDLIAHRLLKTLMRDFPKRTITLQSGVSLASKTRKQIAYILESSGAIIPLLNEKERQIARAEAEFKDRKYTRLASGLVGECVGVRVVDERYPALGVICAGDFNVGDSALLKKHRLSPSALLVLRDKSGISSPRLCDRQPSLISARGSKTSEAVQGEAEAGFFSKNPDFSSQILESQSGFTKSAQALESTFLNCRQEIQKMDSKENVDCHADKSAHNDNKNAICEKVDSSKQAHFLSSRALQQQSVAIHTHNAQDTSLESTFDNPNAKTQKVDSRKNARKNAQSVESSNAKKNPALLQGARVVITQAPCELMRDELYTAVIERVDLIAAKIYVQIL